Proteins encoded together in one Rossellomorea sp. y25 window:
- the ssb gene encoding single-stranded DNA-binding protein: MMNRVVLVGRLTKDPELKYTPSGVAVASFTLAVNRSFTNQSGEREADFINCVVWRRPAENVANFLKKGSLAGVDGRIQTRNFEGQDGRRVFMTEVVAESVQFLEPRSANQGDRGGSPGYSGGGQRDQGNPYSQNQNQQRNNNNNNNYTRVDEDPFANDGQPIDISDDDLPF, encoded by the coding sequence ATGATGAACCGAGTTGTATTAGTAGGGCGTTTAACCAAAGACCCTGAATTAAAATATACTCCAAGTGGAGTGGCTGTAGCTTCGTTTACACTGGCTGTCAATCGTAGTTTTACGAATCAATCAGGAGAACGGGAAGCAGATTTTATTAACTGTGTTGTATGGCGTCGCCCTGCAGAGAATGTAGCAAACTTTCTTAAAAAAGGCAGCTTAGCTGGCGTTGACGGTCGTATTCAAACACGTAATTTCGAAGGACAGGATGGACGTCGTGTGTTTATGACGGAAGTTGTAGCAGAAAGCGTTCAGTTCTTAGAACCGCGTAGTGCGAATCAAGGCGATCGTGGAGGAAGTCCGGGCTATTCGGGTGGAGGTCAACGTGACCAAGGAAATCCGTATAGTCAGAATCAGAATCAACAACGCAACAACAATAATAACAACAACTATACACGTGTAGATGAGGATCCATTTGCAAATGACGGTCAGCCGATCGACATTTCCGATGATGATCTGCCATTCTAA
- a CDS encoding YybS family protein: MKNPRVLTEGALMLAIFTVLLLLALYVPLIGTLAFFVLPLPLILFSSKYSLLNSFYVLIVSLGLSFLFGGLIALPVAFMVATTGVVIGWCVKAKVDKMRLFMASSLTLVINIVIGFVFSILFFDVNIIEDSLVESKAAYYQLFEQLGQEPDKKLIESLESSIDLIQTLMPTLFLGIAVVLALLFMLINFPIMKRLGRDVPVFKPFREWKLPKSILWYYLITLVLSMILQPEKGTYAYTALLNVLYVLQTLMAVQGLSFLYFFAHLKGWSKGILVLITIISLPLLYLVRILGIIDLGFDLRQRLQRKS; the protein is encoded by the coding sequence TTGAAAAATCCCCGCGTTTTAACGGAAGGTGCGCTTATGCTCGCCATCTTTACTGTTTTACTGTTGTTGGCTTTATATGTTCCACTAATAGGAACGCTGGCCTTTTTCGTATTGCCACTCCCTCTTATTCTGTTTAGTTCTAAGTATTCGTTACTGAATTCTTTTTACGTATTGATCGTGTCGTTAGGATTATCCTTCTTGTTTGGAGGACTCATTGCGCTGCCTGTTGCCTTTATGGTAGCGACGACAGGGGTCGTGATTGGCTGGTGTGTTAAAGCAAAAGTAGATAAAATGAGGCTATTTATGGCATCGAGTCTCACACTTGTCATCAATATTGTGATTGGTTTTGTTTTTTCAATCCTATTCTTCGATGTTAATATTATAGAAGATAGCTTAGTGGAATCTAAGGCTGCCTATTATCAATTATTTGAGCAGCTTGGTCAGGAACCGGATAAGAAGCTGATAGAAAGTCTGGAAAGCTCGATTGACCTAATACAGACGCTGATGCCTACCTTGTTCTTGGGGATTGCCGTCGTATTGGCACTGTTGTTTATGCTGATCAATTTCCCCATCATGAAGCGCTTAGGGAGAGATGTGCCGGTATTCAAACCATTTAGAGAATGGAAGCTTCCTAAGAGTATTCTTTGGTATTATTTAATTACCCTGGTGCTTTCCATGATTCTGCAGCCGGAGAAAGGAACCTATGCCTATACGGCCCTTCTTAATGTTCTGTACGTATTGCAAACATTGATGGCGGTTCAAGGCCTGTCATTCCTCTATTTCTTCGCTCATTTAAAAGGATGGTCAAAAGGTATTTTGGTATTAATTACAATCATTTCACTTCCACTTCTTTATCTCGTGCGAATTTTAGGTATAATTGACTTAGGATTTGATCTAAGACAACGCCTACAACGTAAGTCATAG
- a CDS encoding methyl-accepting chemotaxis protein yields the protein MKKKKTKKKVEHKKNFLLSSIRMKLIVIISILFMVSLAVIIAITSLQTRVKTEEEVIRQTQGIVGELNNSVQLFLGQYEKSIDQYSISNSLKDYAKVQLQTETEVDNTELYANIQSDFDNYLSLYDEATSIYFASPNKKLKIVPSVSLPSDFDPTSREWYKDAEEARAGVVWSEPYIDTATEEYIITASRAIISENKVVGVMGVDIKLSKLTERVSKMDIGYNGYPFLIGLDGTAIVHPTKRGEDLSTLPFISKMLKSEKESDTLRYDLEGDKKVLVYSTVPKTSWKVGSAYSMEDLIQSSKDIERLLLITALITLVIMLVLVVIVANMMTKPIKELQKTVTNVSSGDLSLQSTINSKDETGLLASDLNRMIVNMKDTIKVVQESIYNVRESAEGLSAVSEETNASSEEMARAVTEIASGASQSAADSDRAHLQTEQLGTRIDDVYEKSKAMSVLAGKADVMNQSGLNQVKELENAYHSSSEYITSMEKVILSLEAKVKTIESVMGTITEISSQTNLLALNASIEAARAGEHGKGFAVVAEEVRKLADQSVKATEEVKRTIVEIQQGSHQAVDEMVKTKETFEVQKEVIQKTNHVFNETSQLMKSMQLEIENMYKEVGQINLEKDEVVNVIQMMAATAEETAASCEEMSASTEEQVRAVQSVTEAAERLTDLSQQLQSSIERFKIS from the coding sequence GTGAAAAAGAAAAAGACAAAGAAAAAAGTAGAGCATAAGAAGAATTTTCTTCTATCCTCTATTCGAATGAAGCTTATCGTGATCATATCCATTTTATTTATGGTTTCGTTAGCCGTTATCATTGCAATCACAAGCTTGCAGACAAGGGTGAAAACAGAGGAAGAGGTCATTCGTCAGACTCAAGGGATTGTAGGGGAACTAAATAATTCAGTTCAACTCTTCCTTGGACAATACGAAAAGAGCATTGATCAATATTCTATCTCGAATTCATTAAAAGATTATGCCAAAGTACAATTGCAAACAGAAACTGAAGTAGATAATACAGAGCTATATGCGAATATCCAATCTGATTTTGATAATTATTTAAGTTTATATGATGAAGCAACTTCCATCTACTTTGCATCGCCCAATAAGAAACTGAAAATCGTCCCATCTGTATCCTTACCGAGCGACTTTGATCCGACGAGCAGGGAATGGTATAAAGATGCTGAAGAAGCAAGGGCTGGCGTCGTTTGGAGCGAACCATATATAGACACGGCAACGGAAGAATACATCATAACGGCCTCAAGGGCGATCATATCCGAAAATAAAGTGGTCGGTGTAATGGGTGTCGATATTAAGCTGTCGAAACTTACCGAACGGGTCTCCAAAATGGATATCGGTTATAATGGCTATCCATTTTTAATCGGTCTTGATGGAACAGCCATCGTCCACCCAACAAAGCGCGGCGAGGATCTGTCCACATTACCTTTCATCAGCAAAATGTTAAAATCAGAAAAAGAATCGGACACCCTCCGTTATGACCTGGAAGGCGATAAAAAAGTATTAGTGTACAGTACGGTACCGAAGACGAGTTGGAAAGTGGGATCCGCTTATAGTATGGAGGATCTCATTCAATCATCGAAAGACATTGAACGCTTACTTCTGATTACGGCTCTTATTACACTGGTCATCATGCTGGTGTTGGTTGTCATCGTAGCCAATATGATGACGAAACCGATTAAAGAGTTGCAAAAAACGGTAACCAACGTTTCGTCCGGTGATTTATCGCTTCAATCAACGATTAACAGCAAAGATGAAACAGGATTACTGGCATCAGATTTAAATAGGATGATCGTGAATATGAAAGACACAATAAAAGTCGTTCAGGAATCGATTTATAATGTACGGGAATCTGCGGAAGGGTTAAGTGCAGTTTCTGAGGAAACAAATGCCTCAAGTGAAGAAATGGCAAGGGCCGTAACTGAAATCGCCAGCGGAGCTTCCCAGTCAGCAGCTGACTCTGATCGTGCGCATCTTCAAACAGAGCAGTTAGGGACAAGGATTGATGATGTTTATGAAAAATCAAAAGCCATGTCTGTACTTGCAGGTAAAGCAGATGTCATGAACCAGTCTGGGCTGAATCAGGTAAAAGAATTAGAAAATGCCTACCACTCTTCCAGTGAATACATCACTTCAATGGAAAAAGTCATCCTTAGCCTTGAAGCGAAAGTGAAGACGATTGAATCCGTTATGGGAACAATCACGGAAATATCTTCCCAAACGAACCTGCTTGCACTCAACGCAAGCATCGAAGCGGCTAGAGCCGGAGAGCACGGCAAAGGATTCGCAGTAGTAGCCGAAGAGGTACGCAAGCTTGCAGACCAATCCGTAAAAGCAACGGAAGAGGTTAAACGCACGATCGTTGAAATTCAACAAGGATCTCATCAAGCAGTGGACGAAATGGTGAAAACGAAAGAAACATTCGAGGTGCAAAAAGAAGTGATTCAAAAAACGAATCATGTATTCAACGAAACCTCACAATTAATGAAATCCATGCAGCTAGAGATTGAGAATATGTATAAGGAAGTGGGTCAAATCAATCTTGAAAAGGATGAAGTGGTCAACGTGATCCAAATGATGGCCGCAACAGCCGAAGAAACAGCCGCTTCCTGCGAGGAAATGAGTGCTTCGACAGAGGAGCAGGTAAGGGCTGTCCAATCCGTTACAGAAGCTGCTGAACGCTTAACAGACTTAAGCCAACAGCTTCAGTCTTCGATCGAACGGTTTAAAATTTCATAA
- the rpsR gene encoding 30S ribosomal protein S18 — translation MAGGRRGGRRRRKVCYFTANGITHIDFKDVDLLKKFVSERGKILPRRVTGTNAKYQRKLTRAIKRARTMALLPYVTGE, via the coding sequence ATGGCAGGAGGACGTAGAGGTGGACGTAGACGTCGTAAGGTGTGCTACTTCACAGCAAACGGAATTACACATATCGATTTCAAAGATGTAGATCTTCTTAAGAAATTCGTATCTGAACGTGGAAAGATTCTTCCACGTCGTGTAACTGGAACGAACGCTAAGTACCAACGTAAGTTGACTCGTGCGATCAAACGCGCTCGTACAATGGCATTACTTCCATACGTTACTGGTGAATAA